The DNA window GCGCGGCACACGGCTGCCCGGCATTGCGCGACGATCCCCGGCTGCGCGCGGCGGCCACAGGCCACAGCGTCGACATGCGCGCCCGGGACTACTTCGCCCACAACACCCCGGACGGCGTCACCCCGTGGACCCGCATCGAGGCCCAGGGATACTCAGATCCCTCAGCCGAGAACATAGCGATGGGCCAGCAGACGCCGCAGTCGGTCGTCGACGCCTGGATGAACTCCCCCGGGCACCGCGCCAACATCCTGAACTGCTCGTCCAAGGCCATCGGGGTGGGGGTGCAGTTCGGTCCGAACGGGCCGTGGTGGACCCAGGACTTCGGCTATTCCTGAGCCGTCCGCCACAGGGAAAACCTGTGCCGGAATTCCTGGTCGGACCTCGAATTCTCTTACGCCCCACCCGCCCCGGCGGTAGCATCTGGTGACTTCGGCGCCGGTGGGACAAGGGGGATATCAGTACATGGACATACGCACCTGGCAGGAGGCCGGCGTCCGGGCCGGCGCCTACAGCGCGCGCCATCGGGCCCGCAGCCCGTTCAGCCCGCTGCGGCCGACCCCGATCGCCATCGGCAGCCTGTCCACGGCGGCCATCGCCGCGTTCGCCTTCGTCGCGCCGGGGATCCTGCACAGTCCGGCCGGGTCCGCCTCGACCGTCCTGGACGGCGCGCCGAACCCGATGGCGCCGCTGTCGCCGGGCGGCGGCGGCAACGCGGCCCCGGGGTACGTGAGCGTCACCTCGCCGACGACGTCGGCGACCTCGGACTCCCCCGCCGCGCCGAGCAGCACGGCGACGTCCCCCGCCGCCGCGCCCATGAGCTCGACCAGCCCGTCGCCGTTCACGGAGCGCACGCCGACCATGTCGTCGTCCACGCCACGGCCTTCGCAGCCGCTGCCGAGCCGGTCGCAGCCGCCGCCGACGGGCCCGACCTCGCCGAGCCAGCCCCCGACGACGCCGCCGACCGCGCCGACCACCCCGGTCCCGACCACGCCGACGACGCCGCCGACCACCCAGAGCAGCACGGCGCCGTTCAACGCCTCGGCCGCGGTCGCCTCGGCCCTCGGCGAGATCAGCGCCGCGCGCTCGCAGCAGGGCGTGGACCTGCTGAGCACCGACTCGCTGCTGACCAAGGCCGCCAAGGTGCACTCCACCGACATGGCGCACACCGGCGACTTCAGCCACATCGGCTCCGACGGCTCGGACCCGTTCAGCCGCGCGTCGGACCTGGGCTGCTACTCGCTGTCCCAGGAGCTCATCGCGCACGGCAAGCCCGGGGACGACGTGATCGGGGCGCTGATGCGGGACTCGTCTTCGCGGCGGGCGCTGCTGTCGTTCTGGAACAGCTCGATCGGCGTCTCGGCGCAGCTGGACCCGGCGACCGGGGACGTGTACTGGTCGATCGAGCTCGGCTGGGGATAGCCCCCAGGCGCTCTGGGTTCACTCGCAGAGCGGACAAATCGTGCTGCCGCACGGCCTCGGTCGTTGAACCAAGGCGTGCGTAAACCAAGGATCGAAGACCTCCGTCCGTCCCGGCTCCCGGTGACCGTCCTCGCGGCGGCCGTCGGCGCGGGTTCGGCGGTGTTGCTCATGCTGCGCCTGTTCGTGCCGCGGCCGGTCGGGGTGGCCGACAACTACGACGGCGTCCGGCTGATGTGCCACCTCGGCGTGGACGTGCGGCTGCCGCGGAACACGCCGCGGCTGCGCGACTACGTGTACTACCGCTACGACCATCTCGCGCACTTCAGCTGCCAGCGGCACGCGCTCGGCACGATCCGGCTGCCGGACGTGCCCTACCGCAGCAGCCAGCTGCTGGTGCTGTACGCGGCGCGGGGGCTCACGCGGGTGCTCGGGCTGCCGGGCTACCTGGACCTGCGGGCCGTGGGGATCGTGTGCTGCCTGCTGATCGGCGCGGCCGTGGGGCTGCTGTACCGGGTCGCCACGCTGCGGCACCGGTACCGGCTGCTGGTGTGCGCCGCGGTGGTCGCGGTGGTCGCGGACACGGTGTTCATCGACTACGCGGTCTCGCCGTTCAGCGAGATCGCGTCGGTCATCGGGCTGCTGTACGTCGCGGTCGGCGTGCTGATGCTGGCCGGGCCGAGCCGTCGGCGGCGGTTGGCGGGGATCGCGGTGACCGGCGTGTCCGGGCTCTTCCTCGCCACCGCCAAGACGCAGAACGTGCCGGCGGTGCTGCCGCTGGCGCTGGTGCTGCTGGCCCCGGCGGTGCCGGTGGTGTCGGCCGCGCCGGAGCGCCTGACCCAGCTCGCCGGGCTGCTGCGGCTGCATGCGCTGCGCGGCCTGGACCGGCGGCTACGGCACCGGCTGACCGGCCTGGTGGCCGTGGTCGTGATGGCTGCCGGGGCGTTCGCGGTGTCCGGCAACGAGGACAAGCGGACGGCCCAGCTGACCGAGGCCAATTTCGTGAGCGTCACGCTGCTGCCGACCTCGGCGCATCCGCAGCGGGACCTCGCGGAGTTCGGGGCGCCGGCGTGGCTCGCGCAGTACGCCGGGGCGCCGCCGTGGTGCGCGCCGACAGCGTTGCAGGACAGTGCCGGATATCAGAAGTTCACCAAGAGCCTGTCGCACCAGCGGATCCTCGGCTTCTTCCTGAACCACCCGACCCGGCTGCTGCCGGTGCTGGACACGGTCGCAGGGTACTTCTACGAGCCCCGACCGACCGCGACGCTGTGCGGCGTCGGTCCGCACGGTACGCAGGTCATGGTCCTGCCGCGGCTGGGGAACTACACCCACCTCGCCCACACGCCGCGCGGTCTGCAGGACCACCGTTGGTCGCCGGTCACCGATGCGCTGGGGCTACTGCGCGGCTTCGGTATGGGGACGCTGCTCCTGCTGTGGCTGGTCCCGGCGGCTGCCGTGACCGCGGTGCGGCGCCGGAGGGCTTTGCGGGGCGTCGGGGCGCTGCTCGGGCTGCTGCTGGCCGTCGCGGTGACGCAGTTCGGGGCCTCGGCGTTCGCCGACGGGATCGACACCGCGAAGCACCTGGACCTCGCGGTGCTGGCGACGGCGCTGGCGTGGGTGTTCGCGGCGGTGGAGGTGCTGGCGGCGCTGACGACGCGCGGTGCGCGGGACGAGACAGGGGTCGCGAGCATCCCGCGCCCGGCTACGCAGCCGGAGTCCGAGCCGGTGCGCTGAACGACAAACGGCGATGCCGCAGGTCCATTCGGATCCCGCGGCATCGCCGACGTCGTTCTGGGAGTGTGTCAGACCTTCTGGTCGGACTGGGCCTGCGTCTGCTCGACCCGGCGGCGCGGCAGGATCGGCGCGTCGCGGCCGGTGCCCGAGGTGCCGGACGGCTTCTGCTCCGAGCCCTCCTCGTGGTACTCCTCCTCGACGTTCACCGACCACACGTCGTGCGTGGTGCCGGTAGCGATGTTCTCGGCGGTGAGCATCGCCGTCATCATCGAGTGGTCCTGGTTGTTGTAGCGGTGCATGCCGTTGCGGCCGACCGGGTGCACGTTCGGCACCTCGCGCGCCAGCCACTCGCGGATCACCTCGACGTTGCCGCGGTAGTACTCGTCGTAGACCGGGTACGCCTTCGGCATCCGGACCACGTAGCCCTCCTCGACGGCGTCCGAGGACACCAGGCCGAGGGCTTCGAGCTCCTGCGCGCCCTGCTTGATCAGGACGTCGTCGGCGGCCTCCCACAGGTCGTCGCCCTCGGAGACGAAGTACTCCAGGCCCAGGCAGGTGCGCCCTTCCTTGACCAGGTACGGCGACCAGGAGCCGAAGTTCTGGATCCGGCCGACGCGCACCCCGGGGGTGTGGATGTAGATCCAGTTGTCGGGGAAGCCCGCGGACTCCGGGACCACCAGCGCGACGGTGAGGAAGTCGCGGTAGCGCAGGTCGTCGGCGGCGGCCAGGACCTCGGCCGGGGCCGGCGGGTCCATGGCGCGCACCAGGGCGGAGATCGGCATCGAGGACACGACGTGGTCGGCCGGGACGGTGCGCTCGCCGGCGGCGTCCTTGACGGTCACCGCGACCGCGCCGCCCTCGGCCCGGTGCACGGTCTTGACCCAGGTGTTCATCACGACCGAGCCGCCGCCGTCGGCGACCAGGTCGCGGCAGCGCTCCCACATCATGCCGGGGCCGTACTTCGGGTACTGGAACTGCTCGATCAGGCTGGTGATCTGCTTCTGGTTCCGCTTCGGGGCCAGCGCGTTGGCGACCGCCTTGAACAGCGACAGGTTCTTGATGCGCTGGGCGGCCCAGTCGGCCTCGATCTCGTTGGCCGGCATGCCCCACACCTTCTCGGTGTAGGTCTTGAAGAAGATCGAGTAGAGCCGGAAGCCGAAGCGCGCGGCGACCCAGCCCTCGAACTTGGTCTGGTCCTTCGGCGGCTTGATCTGCGCCCACACGTAGGAGCCGACGCAGCGCGCGGCCTCGACCAGGCCCAGCCCGGACAGCGCGTTGCCGGCCTTGAGCGGGTAGTCGAACAGCTTGCCGCGGTAGTGGATGCGACTCATGCGCGGCCGCATCAGGAAGTCCTCGTCGGGCAGGATCTCGTGCCACAGCGCCTCCACCGGCCCGGCCTTGGTGAAGAAGCGGTGGCCGCCGATGTCGAAGCGCCATCCGCCGCGCTCCACGGTCCGGCTGATGCCGCCGACCACGTCGTCGGCCTCGAAGACCGACGGCCGCACCCCGGCCTTGACCAGCTGGTAGGCGGCGGTCAGTCCGGCCGGCCCGGCCCCGATGACGACGACGGCGGGCGCGTCGGGCGTGCCCTGTCCGGATTCTGGCGCTTGCGAAGAGATTGTTGACACGACGCACCAACGATCCGAAAGGCGCCGAGTAACGCGTATTACGCCAATAGGTGATGGAACTAGGAGTTTGCCGGCTCTGCTACCACCTGGGGTTCGGCCGGTGCCGCGGGGGCTGCGGGGACGGTGGTTCGGACGTTGGACGGACCGGTGGCGGGGACGGCGGTCGGCACCGGCCTCGTCGGCGTCGCGGAGGACGTTTCGGCCGCGGTGGCGGCCCACACCACGGCGATCAGCGCGACGGCCCCGAGCCCCGCGACGACCAGCACAACGAGCGACCCGACGGCCGGATGCCACGACCCGGCGAGCGGGTTCAGCGGAGCGTTCGGCCCGGCCTGCACCCGCGTCATCTCCACGGCGAGCACCCACAGCTGACAGAATGCGACGCCGACGACGACCAGCCGCGGAATCCGGCGCCGCAGCACCGGCGAAAGCTCCCCGGCCGGACCGGACGCCAGCAGCACGGCCGTCCCGGCCAGCCCCGGCAGGAAGTAGCGACCGTACTGCGACCAGCCGAGCGTGCCGAGGTACTTGATCTCCAGCACGACGGTGATGCCGAGCGAAGCCGCCGCGACCCCGAGCGCCACGGCCACCACCCGCCGGCTCCGCAGCATCGCCAACGGAATCAGCACCACGGCCGCGAGCCCGGCCCACAGCATCGGCGCCCACGACGCGGGCACGTCAAGCGCGAACGCCTCGGAGAACCAACCGCCGACCCGGTTCACGGCGACCACCCGCAGCAAAGCACTGACGCGGTGGTCGGCGGGATGCACAGCGATGAGGGTCCGGGTGACCTTGGAGTTGCCGGACACGGCATTCCAGGCCACCGCCGCCAACCCGATCACGAACCACGCGGCACCGACGAGGCGACCGGCGCGCCACCGCAGCAACTCCCGCACCCGACCACGCTCGGCCGCCAACAACGAGCCGCAGACCGCGAGCGCGAACCAGAACGGACCCTCGGCCCGGACGGTGAGGACGACGGCGCCGGAGATCGCAGCGAGGGCGAGGAGTGCGGTCTGGGAGACGGCCGCGGACTCCGCACGCATCGCTTGCCGGACTCGCTGCGGCATGGCCCCCAGAGACAAGCGCGCCGCAGACCCGGGCTCGGAGGTCAGCACAGCAGACCTCGACTCAGCAGACGACCCCGCCACGGAAACTCCCCGCGATCGCCGCCACTGCAACGCACCGACGGACGACCGACGAGCCGCAGACCCCGACACCGCCGAAGCCTGCTCACCCGCGCGCACCACAGCGCCTGACTCAGCCACCGGCGCCGCCGAAGCCGCCCGCCGCCGCCAATGCAGCCTTCCAGCTGGCAACTTTCCCGCCGCCGAAGCCTGCTCGTCCGCGCGCACCGCAGCGCCGTTCTCTGCCGCCGGCGCCGCCCGCCGCCAATGCAGCCTTCCAGCTGGCGACCTTCCCGCCGCCGAAGCCAGTTCGGTCTGAGTCGCCGGCACCGCCCCGGCACCTCCGCGCCGCCGCCAGTGCAGCCTTCCAGCCGGCGACTTTCCCGCCACCGAAGCCTGCTCGCCCACGCGCACTACAGCGCCGGTCTCAACCGCCGGCGCCGCCGAGACCGCCCGCCGCCACCAATGCAGCCTTCCAGCCGGCGACTTTCCCGCTGCCAAGGCCGGTTCGGTCTGAGTCGCCGGCACCGCCCCGGCGCCTCCGCGCCGCCGACCCACCGCACCGCTCACCGCACCGCCCGCCGAAGCGCGCATCGCGGCACCCGGCCGCGCCAGGTCCACCATGCACACCCACAGCAGCACCGCCGCCGAGATCTCGACCCCGTTCGGGTTCACCGTCGAGTTCAGTGCGATCGTCGTCGGCGTCAGCACCGTCAGCAGCGCGGCCAACAGCAGGGGGCGCCGGGTCCGCAGCGCGACCATCGCGGCCGCCGCCACGAACGCCGATGCCAGCAGGGCCGCGAGGATGCGGCTCAGCAGGATGCCGGTCAGGTCCGGCCAGAAGCGGAGCGGGCCGCCGACCGCGAGGTAGTACAGCGGGTTGTAGCGCCCCACCCAGGACACCACGCGGACCTTCGCGTGCGTGGCCGGGGCCGGGTGCTGGCAGCTCGCCGCGCGGGCGACCCAGCTTTCGTCCTGGTGGTAGTTCGGGAAGTAGACGCAGAGGGCGTTCGGCGGCAGCAGGCTCTTGGGGACCTCGAAGGCCGCTCCCGGACGGTGTACCAGCGGGTCCTCGCCCTGCGGTGCCAGCAGGTGGCCGGTCACCGCTCCGTAGGCGCGCTCCAGGTGCTGGCGCTCGTCGGTGGTGCCGTCCGGCGGCATCGCCAGGGACCAGGCGACGGCCAGCAGGGCGAACGCCGCGAAGGCCGACAGCCAGGTGCGGCGGACGAGTGCTTGGCGGGACTGGTGCTTGAAGGCCTGGCGGTTGAGGGCTCGGCGGTCGCGGGCCCGGCGCTCGAAAGCCTTGCGCCGCAATGCCTGTCGCTCGAACGTCTGGCGCTGCCGCGCGGGCACGGTCCGGGACACGGGTCAGCCTCCTGGGACGGGCTTGAACTGGCGCGGGGTGTCCTGCGGACGCTAGACCACCGCCGCCCCCGCGGACCGCGCGGACACACGTGCGTCACCGGATGCGGTGAACATCCCAGCCGTTCGGCTCAGCAACCGGTGCCGGGGGCGGTGGTGGCTCGTTGAACAGCCTCGGCGCGCGTCCCGTCCGCAGAGCGCGTCCTGCGCCCCGCCCGAGGAGTCCTGCGTTGAGTGTCACGCCCCCGGCCCTGCGGCCGCCGGCCCCCCGCCGTCCCCCCGCCGAGGCGGCGGCCGGCCCCGGTTCCGCCCTCCCGCGCAGGGGCCGGCTCCCCCGGCCGCGGACCGACCTCGGGACGGCCGTGCTGGTCGCGGCCGTCGTCGCGGTGCTGG is part of the Catenulispora sp. EB89 genome and encodes:
- a CDS encoding CAP domain-containing protein; the protein is MDIRTWQEAGVRAGAYSARHRARSPFSPLRPTPIAIGSLSTAAIAAFAFVAPGILHSPAGSASTVLDGAPNPMAPLSPGGGGNAAPGYVSVTSPTTSATSDSPAAPSSTATSPAAAPMSSTSPSPFTERTPTMSSSTPRPSQPLPSRSQPPPTGPTSPSQPPTTPPTAPTTPVPTTPTTPPTTQSSTAPFNASAAVASALGEISAARSQQGVDLLSTDSLLTKAAKVHSTDMAHTGDFSHIGSDGSDPFSRASDLGCYSLSQELIAHGKPGDDVIGALMRDSSSRRALLSFWNSSIGVSAQLDPATGDVYWSIELGWG
- a CDS encoding NAD(P)/FAD-dependent oxidoreductase, whose amino-acid sequence is MSTISSQAPESGQGTPDAPAVVVIGAGPAGLTAAYQLVKAGVRPSVFEADDVVGGISRTVERGGWRFDIGGHRFFTKAGPVEALWHEILPDEDFLMRPRMSRIHYRGKLFDYPLKAGNALSGLGLVEAARCVGSYVWAQIKPPKDQTKFEGWVAARFGFRLYSIFFKTYTEKVWGMPANEIEADWAAQRIKNLSLFKAVANALAPKRNQKQITSLIEQFQYPKYGPGMMWERCRDLVADGGGSVVMNTWVKTVHRAEGGAVAVTVKDAAGERTVPADHVVSSMPISALVRAMDPPAPAEVLAAADDLRYRDFLTVALVVPESAGFPDNWIYIHTPGVRVGRIQNFGSWSPYLVKEGRTCLGLEYFVSEGDDLWEAADDVLIKQGAQELEALGLVSSDAVEEGYVVRMPKAYPVYDEYYRGNVEVIREWLAREVPNVHPVGRNGMHRYNNQDHSMMTAMLTAENIATGTTHDVWSVNVEEEYHEEGSEQKPSGTSGTGRDAPILPRRRVEQTQAQSDQKV
- a CDS encoding DUF2142 domain-containing protein, which gives rise to MSRTVPARQRQTFERQALRRKAFERRARDRRALNRQAFKHQSRQALVRRTWLSAFAAFALLAVAWSLAMPPDGTTDERQHLERAYGAVTGHLLAPQGEDPLVHRPGAAFEVPKSLLPPNALCVYFPNYHQDESWVARAASCQHPAPATHAKVRVVSWVGRYNPLYYLAVGGPLRFWPDLTGILLSRILAALLASAFVAAAAMVALRTRRPLLLAALLTVLTPTTIALNSTVNPNGVEISAAVLLWVCMVDLARPGAAMRASAGGAVSGAVGRRRGGAGAVPATQTEPALAAGKSPAGRLHWWRRAVSAAPAVETGAVVRVGEQASVAGKSPAGRLHWRRRGGAGAVPATQTELASAAGRSPAGRLHWRRAAPAAENGAAVRADEQASAAGKLPAGRLHWRRRAASAAPVAESGAVVRAGEQASAVSGSAARRSSVGALQWRRSRGVSVAGSSAESRSAVLTSEPGSAARLSLGAMPQRVRQAMRAESAAVSQTALLALAAISGAVVLTVRAEGPFWFALAVCGSLLAAERGRVRELLRWRAGRLVGAAWFVIGLAAVAWNAVSGNSKVTRTLIAVHPADHRVSALLRVVAVNRVGGWFSEAFALDVPASWAPMLWAGLAAVVLIPLAMLRSRRVVAVALGVAAASLGITVVLEIKYLGTLGWSQYGRYFLPGLAGTAVLLASGPAGELSPVLRRRIPRLVVVGVAFCQLWVLAVEMTRVQAGPNAPLNPLAGSWHPAVGSLVVLVVAGLGAVALIAVVWAATAAETSSATPTRPVPTAVPATGPSNVRTTVPAAPAAPAEPQVVAEPANS